One region of Moraxella sp. ZY210820 genomic DNA includes:
- the gltX gene encoding glutamate--tRNA ligase: MTVRTRIAPSPTGFPHVGTAYIALFNLCFAKQHGGEFILRIEDTDQLRSTPESEKMILDSLRWLGLNWSEGPDIGGKHAPYRQSERMDIYKKYALELVEKGHAFYCFATAEELDQMRAEQQARGETPKYDGRGLLLSEDEVKQRLANGEPHVIRMKVPTEGVCKFNDMLRGEVEIPWSQVDMQILLKTDGLPTYHLANVVDDHLMEITHVIRGEEWIPSAPKHQLLYQYFGWQMPILCHMPLLRNPDKSKLSKRKNPTSINYYKDIGVLPEALLNYLGRMGWSMPDEREIFSLNDMIEHFDIQRVSLGGPIFDVEKLHWLNGQYIKNMSPNDLLNTLLSWQGSRDKLLDIVTAIQPRINLLSEAVNWSAFYFNHMPNITAEQFESKKLTPEQVRQSLQFAIWRLESLFTWNNDTVSKTLMDLANQMGIKLRDFMPTFFIAIAGSTSSTPVMQSMVTIGPDLTFARLRHALNILGEPSKKETKEWEKLNEQLKSQVNE, translated from the coding sequence ATGACCGTTCGTACTCGTATTGCCCCAAGTCCAACAGGTTTTCCACACGTTGGCACAGCGTATATTGCCTTATTTAATTTATGTTTCGCCAAACAACATGGCGGTGAATTTATTTTGCGTATTGAAGATACTGACCAACTGCGTTCAACGCCTGAAAGTGAAAAAATGATTTTAGATTCATTGCGTTGGCTTGGTTTAAACTGGTCGGAAGGTCCTGATATTGGCGGTAAACACGCCCCATATCGTCAATCTGAACGTATGGATATTTATAAAAAATATGCCCTTGAATTGGTCGAAAAAGGACACGCCTTTTACTGTTTTGCCACTGCAGAAGAATTAGACCAAATGCGTGCCGAACAACAGGCTCGTGGCGAAACACCAAAATATGATGGACGTGGTTTATTGTTATCAGAAGATGAAGTCAAACAACGTCTTGCCAATGGCGAACCGCACGTGATTCGTATGAAAGTGCCAACTGAAGGTGTGTGTAAATTCAATGATATGTTGCGTGGAGAAGTGGAAATTCCTTGGTCGCAAGTGGATATGCAAATTTTACTAAAAACTGATGGCTTACCGACTTATCATCTTGCCAATGTGGTGGATGATCATTTGATGGAAATTACTCACGTTATTCGTGGTGAAGAATGGATTCCGTCAGCACCAAAACATCAGCTTTTGTATCAATATTTTGGTTGGCAAATGCCGATTTTATGTCATATGCCATTATTGCGTAATCCTGATAAATCAAAATTATCAAAACGTAAAAACCCAACATCTATCAATTATTATAAAGATATTGGTGTATTGCCTGAAGCCTTATTAAATTATTTAGGGCGTATGGGTTGGTCAATGCCTGATGAACGTGAAATTTTTAGTTTAAATGACATGATTGAACATTTTGATATTCAACGTGTTTCATTGGGCGGTCCAATTTTTGATGTTGAAAAATTACATTGGCTGAATGGTCAATATATCAAAAATATGTCGCCGAATGATTTGCTAAATACCTTATTATCTTGGCAAGGTTCTCGTGATAAATTATTAGATATTGTTACCGCAATTCAACCACGTATCAATTTATTATCAGAAGCAGTGAATTGGTCGGCATTTTATTTTAATCATATGCCAAATATTACTGCGGAACAATTTGAATCGAAAAAACTCACGCCTGAACAAGTGCGTCAAAGTTTACAATTTGCGATTTGGCGTTTAGAAAGTTTATTCACTTGGAATAATGACACAGTGAGTAAAACCTTGATGGATTTAGCCAATCAAATGGGCATTAAATTGCGTGATTTTATGCCAACATTCTTTATTGCAATTGCAGGTTCGACCAGTTCAACGCCTGTGATGCAATCGATGGTAACGATTGGTCCTGATTTAACTTTTGCGCGTTTGCGTCATGCGTTAAATATTTTAGGTGAACCATCGAAAAAAGAAACTAAAGAATGGGAAAAGCTCAATGAGCAATTAAAATCGCAAGTTAATGAATAA
- a CDS encoding rhodanese-like domain-containing protein, whose protein sequence is MERWFQFMGNHPILFGVFFALITAYWFMEMQRSGRKISSHSLGVLMKSKNAMVIDLRDNKDFRDGHISGSRNIPYSQLSKHIDELKTAERPLVFVCNLGHVAGSALAQVGYADSYRLDGGITQWKADGLPLVKAKK, encoded by the coding sequence GTGGAACGTTGGTTTCAATTTATGGGCAATCATCCCATCTTATTTGGTGTTTTTTTTGCATTAATTACTGCCTATTGGTTTATGGAAATGCAACGTAGTGGACGTAAAATTTCATCACACTCACTTGGGGTTTTGATGAAATCTAAAAACGCTATGGTTATTGACCTACGAGATAACAAAGATTTTCGTGATGGACATATCAGTGGTAGTCGTAATATTCCATATAGCCAATTAAGTAAACATATTGATGAGTTAAAAACAGCTGAACGTCCATTGGTATTTGTTTGTAACTTAGGTCATGTGGCGGGTAGTGCTTTAGCACAAGTCGGTTATGCCGATAGCTATCGTTTAGATGGCGGTATTACCCAGTGGAAAGCCGATGGTTTACCATTAGTCAAAGCGAAAAAATAA
- the grxC gene encoding glutaredoxin 3, translated as MSAKVVIYTTPTCPYCMRAKALLDSKGVNYENIDLSQHAPEVRAELTQRTGSRTVPQIFINDQFVGGCDDIHALDREGKLDALLA; from the coding sequence ATGTCTGCAAAAGTTGTTATTTACACCACCCCAACCTGCCCTTATTGTATGCGTGCTAAAGCATTACTTGACAGTAAAGGCGTAAACTATGAAAACATCGATTTATCACAACACGCTCCTGAAGTTCGTGCTGAATTAACACAACGTACAGGTTCTCGTACAGTACCACAAATTTTTATTAATGACCAATTTGTTGGTGGTTGTGATGATATTCATGCCTTAGACCGTGAAGGCAAACTCGATGCTTTATTAGCTTAA
- the secB gene encoding protein-export chaperone SecB, giving the protein MSEQEKQLALALERIYIKDASFELPSAEVFTKQWNPELDIKMSSTAEQVSPTHFEVTLKAVVEAKNDNSTAFIADVTQAGIFLIDNAEEERLPYLLGAYIPNILFPFLREAINDLVVKGSFPQLLLTPIDFDAQFQENMQQLAAQNQA; this is encoded by the coding sequence ATGAGTGAACAAGAGAAACAACTTGCTCTTGCATTAGAACGTATTTATATCAAAGATGCATCTTTTGAATTACCAAGTGCTGAAGTATTTACTAAACAATGGAATCCAGAACTTGATATCAAAATGAGTTCTACCGCAGAACAAGTGAGCCCAACACATTTTGAAGTTACACTTAAAGCCGTTGTTGAAGCAAAAAATGATAATTCAACTGCATTTATTGCTGATGTAACACAAGCAGGTATTTTCTTAATTGATAATGCTGAAGAAGAACGTTTACCTTATTTATTAGGGGCTTATATTCCTAATATTTTATTCCCGTTCTTACGTGAAGCTATCAATGATTTAGTAGTTAAAGGCAGTTTCCCACAATTACTTTTAACACCTATCGATTTTGATGCACAATTCCAAGAAAATATGCAACAATTAGCTGCACAAAATCAAGCCTAA